Proteins found in one Enterococcus sp. 9D6_DIV0238 genomic segment:
- a CDS encoding Cof-type HAD-IIB family hydrolase, translating into MTIKAIVLDIDGTLLNDKKEVSKNTREALIDAQKNGIKVVLASGRPTPGMLKYVEELKLDQYNGLLVSYNGAHVLDVCTQEELFSQPLSTETAKAILEHLKQFDVKPMIAHGDYMYVNDVYDGILDLGAMGKQFNIIEYESRGGNFQLCEKTDLAAFVEFPLHKILVAAQPEYLQKHAENILAPFKDTVSGVFSAPMYFEFTNQGIDKAHALEQSLKPLGIQQEHIVSFGDGHNDLSLINYAGIGIAMGNAVDELKSAANKVTATNNEDGIAKALAELL; encoded by the coding sequence ATGACTATTAAAGCAATTGTATTAGATATCGATGGTACTTTGTTAAATGATAAAAAAGAAGTATCAAAAAATACACGAGAGGCCCTGATCGATGCACAAAAAAACGGGATCAAAGTCGTATTGGCTTCCGGCAGACCAACTCCCGGTATGTTAAAATACGTTGAAGAATTGAAATTGGATCAATATAATGGGCTGCTTGTTTCATATAATGGCGCACATGTTTTAGACGTTTGCACGCAAGAAGAACTGTTCAGTCAACCTCTTTCTACTGAAACAGCAAAAGCTATTTTAGAACATTTAAAACAGTTTGATGTGAAACCAATGATTGCTCACGGTGACTATATGTATGTGAACGATGTTTACGATGGTATCCTTGATCTTGGCGCTATGGGTAAACAGTTCAATATCATTGAGTATGAATCTCGCGGCGGGAACTTCCAGTTATGCGAAAAAACAGATTTAGCTGCTTTTGTTGAATTTCCATTACACAAAATTTTAGTGGCTGCTCAACCAGAATATTTACAAAAACATGCTGAAAACATTTTAGCCCCTTTTAAAGATACAGTGAGTGGCGTCTTTTCTGCTCCAATGTATTTCGAGTTTACTAATCAGGGGATCGACAAAGCTCATGCTCTGGAGCAATCGCTTAAGCCTTTAGGAATCCAGCAAGAGCATATTGTTTCATTTGGTGACGGACATAATGATTTGTCGCTCATCAATTACGCTGGAATCGGTATTGCAATGGGCAATGCGGTAGATGAATTAAAAAGTGCAGCGAACAAAGTTACAGCGACTAACAACGAAGATGGAATTGCAAAAGCGTTGGCAGAGTTACTTTAA
- a CDS encoding ABC transporter ATP-binding protein, with product MIDLKKMTFAYEDKETVIKSIDLSVQPGEFIVLCGKSGCGKSTLLRLLNGLIPELYTGDLTGEGTILGHDFLTKEFNQYVRDIGTVFQNPKTQFFTNDVYSELAFAMENYGIPRTEIIERINEITELFSLTPFLDRSMFHLSGGQKQLIAFASASMLEHRLFLLDEPSSNLDGETVEKLKEYLQIFKNLGMTIIVSEHRLYYLKELVDRYILMDEGEIVAQYTRQEMNEKSPDEIGQLGLRSLKQTTFIKKESQKVSREHVLTCQNLDFYYRRSGSVSVRIPDLELASSSVTGIIGHNGAGKSTFSKLISGLIKPRSGKILLNQKTMTPKELIKESFVVMQDVNLQLFFETVEKEICLHAKESEEIDQIIAMLHLEPLLFRHPQTLSGGEKQRVAIASAVLSGKKIIIFDEPTSGLDLMHMEEVAATIRWLKERDILVLIISHDKEFLSQTCQRIVHFDQGEIIDDYFIENTEIDHGGK from the coding sequence ATGATCGACTTAAAAAAGATGACATTTGCTTATGAGGATAAAGAGACGGTGATCAAGAGCATCGATCTATCTGTTCAGCCTGGTGAATTTATTGTTTTATGTGGAAAAAGCGGTTGTGGAAAATCGACACTGCTTAGACTGTTGAATGGCTTGATACCGGAATTATATACGGGAGATCTGACAGGAGAAGGAACGATTTTAGGACACGACTTTTTAACAAAAGAATTTAACCAGTATGTTCGTGATATCGGTACGGTTTTTCAAAATCCAAAAACACAATTTTTTACAAATGATGTTTATTCAGAATTAGCATTTGCTATGGAGAATTATGGTATACCTAGGACAGAAATTATTGAAAGGATCAATGAAATCACAGAATTATTTTCGTTGACACCATTTTTAGATAGAAGCATGTTTCATTTATCTGGAGGGCAGAAACAGTTGATTGCTTTTGCTTCTGCAAGTATGTTGGAACATCGCTTATTCTTATTAGATGAGCCTTCAAGTAACTTAGATGGTGAAACAGTTGAAAAACTGAAAGAGTATTTGCAAATCTTCAAGAATTTAGGAATGACGATCATAGTTTCTGAACATCGTTTGTACTATTTAAAAGAGCTTGTAGATCGCTATATACTTATGGATGAAGGGGAGATCGTTGCACAATATACACGACAAGAAATGAATGAAAAATCACCTGATGAGATAGGTCAGTTAGGATTGCGTTCGCTTAAGCAAACGACTTTTATAAAAAAAGAATCACAGAAAGTTTCAAGAGAACATGTACTAACTTGTCAAAATTTGGATTTTTATTATCGAAGAAGCGGATCAGTTTCTGTAAGAATCCCTGATTTAGAGCTAGCTAGTTCATCTGTAACAGGTATCATTGGTCATAATGGTGCAGGAAAATCTACCTTTTCGAAACTTATATCAGGTCTCATTAAGCCGCGTTCTGGGAAAATCCTATTGAACCAAAAAACAATGACGCCTAAAGAGCTGATCAAAGAAAGTTTTGTTGTCATGCAGGATGTGAATTTACAGCTATTTTTTGAAACTGTAGAAAAAGAAATTTGTCTACATGCAAAAGAAAGTGAAGAAATCGATCAAATCATCGCGATGCTTCATTTAGAACCGCTGCTTTTTCGCCATCCTCAAACCTTATCAGGTGGAGAAAAACAACGGGTTGCGATTGCCAGTGCTGTTTTATCTGGAAAGAAAATTATTATTTTTGATGAGCCTACAAGTGGACTTGATTTGATGCATATGGAAGAAGTTGCCGCAACAATACGTTGGTTGAAGGAGCGAGATATTTTGGTTTTGATCATTTCACATGATAAAGAATTTCTTAGCCAAACATGCCAGCGAATCGTGCATTTTGATCAAGGAGAAATCATCGATGACTATTTTATTGAAAATACAGAGATCGATCATGGAGGGAAATAA
- a CDS encoding MptD family putative ECF transporter S component — protein sequence MKKLKIQDFISIGIYTAIYFLIVSIALAILTFTIPTFNNVLIPSATALFAGIVYLLVIQRIPRFGAITIMGSVMGLFFLISGHFPLSFLPSIICAVAADLLQYKTRLPQKARTVISYTVFSFGLMGPVLPLWFMKNAYIDALIARGKDSVYIEKVFTPITTGMFYFCTIAVIVCSVLGILIGQKIYVKHFDKTKGKNYEQSMRNV from the coding sequence ATGAAAAAATTAAAAATTCAAGATTTTATTTCAATTGGTATTTATACTGCTATTTATTTTTTGATTGTATCGATCGCCTTGGCGATCCTAACATTCACGATTCCTACATTTAACAACGTTTTGATTCCTAGTGCGACTGCTTTGTTCGCTGGAATCGTCTATTTATTAGTGATCCAGCGTATTCCTCGATTCGGTGCGATTACAATCATGGGGAGTGTGATGGGATTATTTTTCCTGATATCTGGACATTTTCCTTTATCATTCTTACCAAGTATTATTTGTGCAGTCGCTGCAGATTTGCTGCAATATAAAACGAGATTACCACAAAAAGCTCGGACGGTGATCAGTTATACTGTTTTTAGTTTTGGATTGATGGGTCCTGTGCTGCCATTGTGGTTTATGAAAAATGCATACATCGATGCATTGATTGCTCGCGGCAAAGATTCAGTGTACATCGAAAAAGTCTTTACACCGATCACGACGGGCATGTTTTATTTTTGTACAATCGCTGTTATTGTTTGTAGTGTTTTAGGTATATTGATTGGACAAAAAATCTATGTGAAACATTTTGATAAAACCAAAGGGAAGAATTATGAGCAAAGTATGCGTAACGTTTGA
- a CDS encoding Lsa family ABC-F type ribosomal protection protein, which translates to MSKIEIKQLTFGYDNQGTLLFDQANLNFDTSWKLGLIGRNGRGKTTLLNILQNKLSYSGQINHQLEFLYFPQPIKDKKQLTFYVLQEISDFEQWEIERELNLLNVDPQILWREFETLSGGEQTKVLLALLFIDDQYFPLIDEPTNHLDIAGRKQVAEYLKKKRQGFIVVSHDRSFVDDVVDHVLSIEKSQLELYQGNFSVYEEQKKIKDEFELAQNEKLKKEVTRLRKTAAEKAEWSRSKEQDKYGKASEKGSGAIYDTGFIGARAARTMKRSKSIESRMETQLAEKESLLKDIEYIDPLTMNYQPGHNKRLLTVEHLALSYQGEPLFQPVSFTLSQGDRLALTGANGSGKSSIIRLLLNQFEGESSGEINRPEKLNISYVRQNYEDNRGTLTEFSETQGLNHQEFLNNLHKLGMERDVFHNRIEQMSMGQRKKVELAKSLAMPAEFYIWDEPLNYLDIFNQEQLEQLILSVKPTMLLVEHDQAFLEKIATQIIPLVKA; encoded by the coding sequence ATGTCAAAAATTGAAATCAAACAACTAACGTTTGGATATGATAATCAAGGAACACTCTTATTTGACCAAGCAAATCTAAATTTCGATACCAGCTGGAAATTAGGTCTAATTGGAAGAAATGGGCGGGGAAAAACGACGCTCCTAAATATTTTACAGAACAAGCTAAGCTATAGCGGACAAATCAACCATCAATTAGAATTTTTGTACTTCCCGCAGCCGATCAAGGATAAAAAACAGCTGACTTTTTATGTTTTACAGGAGATCAGTGATTTTGAACAATGGGAAATCGAACGTGAGTTGAATCTTTTGAACGTCGATCCGCAAATTTTATGGCGTGAGTTTGAAACATTATCTGGTGGGGAGCAGACGAAAGTGCTGCTGGCTTTATTATTCATTGATGATCAGTATTTTCCGCTGATCGATGAACCGACTAATCATTTAGATATCGCAGGTCGCAAGCAAGTAGCAGAATACTTGAAAAAGAAACGTCAGGGATTTATCGTTGTTAGTCATGATCGATCTTTTGTAGACGACGTCGTTGATCATGTATTATCGATCGAGAAGAGTCAGCTGGAATTATATCAAGGAAATTTTTCTGTTTATGAGGAACAAAAGAAGATAAAAGATGAGTTTGAGCTAGCGCAAAATGAAAAGCTAAAAAAAGAAGTCACTCGTCTCCGAAAAACAGCTGCTGAAAAAGCTGAATGGTCTCGATCGAAAGAACAAGATAAGTATGGAAAAGCTTCTGAAAAAGGTAGTGGAGCAATTTACGATACAGGTTTTATTGGTGCTCGGGCAGCACGTACGATGAAACGATCAAAATCGATCGAGAGTAGGATGGAAACACAGCTCGCTGAAAAAGAAAGCTTATTGAAAGATATCGAGTATATCGATCCATTGACCATGAACTATCAACCTGGACATAATAAGCGCCTATTGACAGTTGAACACTTAGCTTTAAGCTATCAAGGTGAGCCTCTGTTTCAACCTGTTTCTTTCACTTTAAGTCAAGGAGATCGACTTGCATTGACTGGTGCAAACGGCTCAGGAAAATCATCGATCATTCGTTTATTACTGAATCAGTTCGAAGGAGAAAGTTCAGGAGAAATCAATCGTCCTGAAAAATTGAACATCAGCTATGTCCGCCAAAATTATGAGGATAATCGAGGAACATTGACGGAGTTCTCAGAAACACAAGGACTAAATCACCAGGAATTTCTCAATAATTTGCATAAACTCGGGATGGAAAGAGACGTTTTTCATAATCGGATCGAGCAAATGAGTATGGGGCAACGTAAAAAAGTTGAACTGGCAAAATCTTTGGCGATGCCAGCAGAATTTTATATTTGGGATGAACCTTTGAATTATTTGGATATATTTAATCAAGAGCAGTTAGAACAATTGATTTTATCCGTCAAGCCAACCATGCTTTTAGTAGAGCATGATCAAGCTTTTTTAGAAAAAATTGCCACACAGATTATACCGTTAGTCAAAGCATGA
- a CDS encoding VOC family protein produces the protein MATMVFVNFPVSDVKRATEFYEKLGFKKNEEFSNEEASSMVWDDNFWIMLLNHDFYSKFIKEKTIADARTTSGVLVSFSMESADAVKKFGETAKANGGDFYKVDMGIPEDQMYGLEVQDLDGNTLEPTWMQM, from the coding sequence ATGGCTACAATGGTATTTGTCAATTTTCCAGTAAGTGATGTTAAACGAGCGACAGAATTTTATGAAAAATTAGGTTTTAAAAAGAATGAAGAGTTTTCTAATGAGGAAGCAAGTTCAATGGTTTGGGATGATAATTTTTGGATCATGCTGTTGAACCATGACTTTTACAGTAAATTTATCAAAGAAAAAACAATTGCAGACGCCAGAACGACAAGCGGTGTCTTAGTATCATTCAGTATGGAAAGTGCGGATGCTGTAAAAAAATTTGGTGAAACAGCCAAAGCAAACGGTGGAGATTTTTATAAAGTTGATATGGGCATACCAGAAGATCAGATGTATGGTCTTGAGGTACAGGACTTAGATGGCAATACATTAGAACCAACTTGGATGCAAATGTAA
- a CDS encoding glycoside hydrolase family 3 protein produces the protein MNQKEQKETSQRSETTLASSTTTSSTQKRTSAKTQDEAIKKLMASMSLEEKVGQLFLARVPVEGQIESIQLNHLGGYLLFGRDVEMETPETLKEKIASYQEASKIPLLIASDEEGGTVSRLSRGTDLVADAFQSPQEIYQASGLAGIRRDIQQKATVLHSYGIQAGLFPDADVATDPQAFIYDRTLGLDADKTSEYIKTSVEELKNQKLISTLKHFPGYGNNRDSHVEIVYDTRTLAELQTSDFLPFKAGISAGADSVLVSHNIVTSIDETMPASISKPVHDLLRNELGFQGVIMTDDMDMAGLAEFIPQEEAGLAALQAGNDLILSSSFQEQIPYVLQGIEQGVYTTEALDQSVYRVLKMKMDIGLINR, from the coding sequence ATGAATCAAAAAGAACAAAAGGAAACAAGTCAACGATCAGAAACAACTTTGGCGAGCAGTACAACAACTTCTTCAACACAAAAAAGAACTTCAGCTAAAACGCAAGATGAAGCAATCAAAAAGTTGATGGCTTCCATGAGTTTGGAAGAAAAAGTCGGTCAGTTATTCTTAGCTCGTGTGCCGGTTGAAGGTCAGATCGAGAGTATTCAACTGAATCATCTAGGCGGCTATTTACTTTTTGGGCGCGATGTAGAAATGGAGACGCCAGAGACACTAAAAGAAAAAATTGCTTCTTATCAAGAAGCAAGTAAAATTCCATTATTGATTGCCTCTGATGAGGAAGGGGGAACTGTTTCTCGTTTAAGTAGAGGAACTGATTTAGTTGCAGATGCTTTTCAGTCACCCCAAGAAATTTATCAAGCTTCAGGTCTAGCGGGAATTCGTAGGGATATTCAGCAAAAAGCCACTGTGTTACACTCTTACGGTATTCAAGCCGGCCTTTTCCCTGACGCTGATGTTGCTACTGATCCTCAAGCATTTATTTACGATCGGACGCTAGGATTAGATGCAGATAAAACAAGTGAGTATATAAAAACAAGCGTAGAAGAGTTGAAAAATCAAAAGCTTATTTCTACGTTGAAGCATTTTCCAGGTTATGGGAATAATCGAGATTCTCATGTCGAAATCGTTTATGATACAAGAACTTTAGCTGAATTACAAACGAGCGACTTTTTACCTTTTAAAGCAGGGATCTCGGCTGGTGCTGATAGTGTCTTAGTATCTCACAATATTGTAACAAGTATTGATGAAACAATGCCGGCATCTATTTCAAAACCAGTCCATGATTTATTGCGTAATGAGTTAGGGTTTCAGGGCGTGATCATGACAGATGATATGGATATGGCGGGATTAGCCGAATTTATTCCCCAGGAAGAAGCAGGTTTGGCTGCACTGCAAGCCGGCAATGACTTGATTCTATCTTCCTCCTTTCAAGAACAGATTCCCTATGTGCTGCAAGGAATCGAACAAGGAGTCTATACAACAGAGGCATTGGATCAATCTGTGTATCGTGTGTTAAAAATGAAAATGGACATAGGCTTGATAAATCGGTAG
- a CDS encoding MurR/RpiR family transcriptional regulator, with protein MSLFFKLKSLDSLTASEQTLVDYILETPDEVIHFSPQELAEHSYVSISTIYRLINKLELDGLNDLKLALVNDLNEHRTTPIIDIDYPISAEDNLYAMTTKLKTVYEQTVQSTIDTNNFDQMAANSDLLKQAKYIDVYASSANIYFAQNFQFQLQEIGKRINVPIDDYTQNLSAANSTPDHLAIVVSYEGRGSSVKKILDTLKKNQSKVLLITSKNSPLLKTKVDGVFLFSSLENHYNKISSFSTRMSLMYIFDCLYLSFFNQDYEKNLAYKLANYQKMNPNLI; from the coding sequence ATGAGCCTATTTTTTAAATTAAAAAGCTTAGATTCTTTAACTGCTAGTGAACAAACTCTCGTTGATTACATTTTAGAAACGCCGGATGAGGTGATCCACTTTTCTCCACAAGAGTTGGCAGAACATTCTTACGTGTCGATTTCAACCATTTATCGTTTGATCAATAAGCTTGAGCTTGATGGTCTGAATGATCTTAAACTCGCCTTAGTCAATGATTTAAATGAGCACCGAACGACACCGATCATCGATATAGACTATCCTATTTCTGCCGAAGACAATCTCTATGCAATGACGACAAAATTGAAAACAGTATACGAACAAACAGTACAATCCACCATCGATACAAACAATTTTGATCAAATGGCAGCAAATAGTGATTTATTGAAACAAGCGAAATATATCGATGTTTATGCTTCTTCCGCAAATATATATTTTGCTCAAAACTTTCAATTTCAACTGCAGGAAATCGGGAAACGAATCAATGTCCCCATCGATGATTACACACAAAACCTGAGTGCAGCGAATAGTACACCAGACCATCTGGCGATCGTTGTTTCATATGAAGGACGAGGTTCCAGTGTCAAAAAAATCTTAGATACCTTAAAAAAGAATCAAAGTAAAGTACTATTGATCACCTCTAAAAATAGCCCTTTACTTAAAACAAAAGTTGATGGCGTCTTTCTTTTTTCATCCTTGGAGAACCATTATAACAAGATTTCTTCTTTTTCCACTCGCATGTCCTTGATGTATATCTTTGATTGTCTCTACCTTAGCTTTTTTAATCAAGATTATGAAAAGAACCTTGCCTATAAATTAGCCAACTATCAAAAGATGAATCCTAACTTGATATAA
- the thiT gene encoding energy-coupled thiamine transporter ThiT, whose protein sequence is MQRKKELQVWIEGTIVAAIAMILSFIPTNIGSSFSISLGMIPVTLFALRRGAKAGFFSAFIWGLLHFPLAQVYYLTPVQVVIEYILAFGFAGFAGVFSGKLQQSIQNGTFKKSVSIICYATFLGTLMRYFWHFIAGVIFWGSFALWGMNPWLFSFVMNGISGLATAVVTALFLIALLKINPNLFFPGKLVNVLQQKK, encoded by the coding sequence ATGCAACGAAAAAAAGAATTACAAGTCTGGATCGAAGGAACGATCGTTGCGGCGATTGCCATGATTTTGTCTTTTATTCCAACGAATATCGGCAGCAGTTTTTCAATTTCTTTAGGGATGATTCCTGTGACTCTTTTTGCTTTAAGAAGAGGGGCGAAGGCTGGGTTTTTCTCAGCATTCATCTGGGGATTACTTCATTTTCCGTTAGCCCAAGTGTATTATTTGACCCCAGTTCAAGTGGTGATTGAATACATTTTGGCCTTTGGTTTCGCAGGATTTGCTGGCGTTTTTAGTGGGAAGCTACAGCAGTCGATCCAAAATGGGACATTTAAAAAGAGTGTGTCGATCATTTGTTATGCAACATTTTTAGGGACATTGATGCGTTATTTCTGGCATTTTATTGCCGGTGTGATTTTCTGGGGAAGCTTTGCATTGTGGGGAATGAACCCATGGCTGTTTTCATTTGTTATGAATGGCATCAGCGGTCTAGCAACAGCAGTTGTGACAGCTTTATTCTTGATTGCTCTGCTAAAAATCAATCCGAATTTATTTTTTCCAGGAAAACTAGTGAATGTTCTTCAGCAAAAAAAATAA
- the pcp gene encoding pyroglutamyl-peptidase I: MKVLVTGFDPFGGESRNPSYEAVKLLPDRIAGATIVKAEIPTEFEKSSVILKRLLEEMEPDIVICVGQAGGRSAISFERVAINLAEARIPDNKGNQPIGAKLELDGETAYFTNLPIKAMRKNVVAHELPADISYTAGTFVCNAVMYRLLYLIDREYPDVRGGFIHVPFEPGQVLDRAPGTACLPLPTICDSLYYAIEACVTNPFDSEENAGTLQ, translated from the coding sequence ATGAAAGTATTGGTAACTGGGTTCGATCCGTTTGGAGGAGAATCAAGAAATCCTTCATATGAAGCTGTAAAACTCTTACCGGATAGAATTGCTGGAGCGACGATAGTCAAAGCTGAAATTCCCACTGAATTTGAAAAAAGTAGTGTTATTTTGAAGAGACTTCTCGAAGAAATGGAGCCTGATATCGTCATTTGTGTTGGGCAAGCTGGTGGACGTAGTGCCATTTCTTTTGAGCGTGTAGCGATCAATCTGGCCGAAGCAAGAATTCCAGATAATAAAGGAAATCAGCCGATAGGTGCTAAACTAGAGCTAGATGGAGAAACGGCCTACTTTACGAACCTACCGATCAAAGCAATGAGAAAAAATGTAGTAGCTCATGAGTTACCTGCAGATATTTCATATACGGCAGGTACTTTTGTCTGTAACGCAGTGATGTATCGATTATTATATCTGATCGATCGAGAATATCCCGATGTACGAGGTGGCTTTATCCATGTTCCTTTTGAGCCTGGACAGGTACTGGATCGGGCACCTGGAACTGCTTGTTTACCACTTCCAACTATTTGTGACAGTCTTTATTATGCTATTGAAGCGTGTGTAACGAATCCGTTTGATAGTGAAGAAAATGCTGGAACACTTCAATGA
- a CDS encoding VOC family protein, which translates to MKIEHIGLWVRDLEAMRTFYQTYFNVTSSELYHNTKTSFHSYFLTFEDGARLEIMQREDVTNSTGTSESLGFAHLAISLGSKQSVDALTNVLVLEGYELLSPCRTTGDGYYESVIADPEGNRLELTV; encoded by the coding sequence TTGAAAATAGAACATATTGGATTATGGGTTCGTGACTTAGAAGCCATGCGAACCTTTTATCAGACGTATTTCAATGTAACATCATCGGAGCTTTATCATAATACTAAAACAAGTTTTCATTCTTATTTTTTGACTTTTGAAGATGGTGCTAGATTAGAGATCATGCAGCGTGAAGATGTTACAAATAGCACTGGCACCAGTGAAAGCTTAGGCTTTGCCCATTTAGCGATTTCTTTAGGTAGTAAACAAAGCGTTGATGCGCTGACGAACGTTTTAGTGCTGGAGGGCTATGAATTGTTAAGCCCCTGCCGAACAACTGGTGACGGCTATTATGAATCAGTGATTGCTGATCCAGAAGGAAATCGATTGGAATTAACTGTATAG
- a CDS encoding antibiotic biosynthesis monooxygenase encodes MYIVTNTIQAETEHSQRIIQQFTAGHTKESMEAVEGFLNFQLMYRVLPETPEITELVVLSRWVSKEHQKNWVKSQSFKQMHQRNSEKKESREKSKSSGIISSTIAEYEVLT; translated from the coding sequence ATGTATATTGTAACGAATACGATCCAGGCAGAAACAGAACATTCCCAGCGAATTATTCAGCAGTTTACTGCAGGTCATACGAAAGAAAGCATGGAAGCAGTTGAAGGATTTTTAAATTTTCAGTTGATGTATCGAGTGTTGCCAGAAACTCCAGAAATCACAGAATTAGTTGTACTAAGTCGCTGGGTATCAAAGGAGCACCAAAAAAATTGGGTAAAAAGTCAGTCTTTTAAACAAATGCATCAAAGAAATTCAGAAAAGAAAGAGTCGAGAGAAAAGTCAAAATCCTCTGGGATTATTTCTAGCACGATTGCCGAATATGAAGTGTTGACATGA
- a CDS encoding energy-coupling factor transporter transmembrane component T yields MSKVCVTFDPRSKLCTILFASFLLMFPLPFVAEILFVSLLYGLFILNGAFKKGTIFYAIFWLFILGDHLLFPYIDNGAAAFFDFILVGNRRLLPTVMAAAFAMNQTKISEWIAALKKCRIPFGLIVPLTVLFRFFPTFFQDFKSIRNAMKYRGIAVSTVDLFMHPFQTMEYIIVPVLMSAENTSLDLSAAALARGLANPTAHTSVYEIRLKIQDYVLIGLIILGMLFGRKIG; encoded by the coding sequence ATGAGCAAAGTATGCGTAACGTTTGATCCTAGAAGTAAGTTATGTACGATTTTATTTGCAAGCTTTTTGCTGATGTTCCCTTTACCATTTGTTGCTGAAATACTTTTTGTGAGCTTGTTATATGGACTGTTTATTTTAAATGGTGCATTTAAAAAAGGAACGATTTTCTATGCGATTTTCTGGTTGTTCATTCTTGGTGATCATTTGTTATTTCCCTACATAGATAATGGAGCGGCAGCTTTTTTTGATTTTATTTTGGTTGGGAATCGTCGTTTATTACCGACGGTTATGGCAGCAGCTTTTGCAATGAATCAGACAAAAATCAGTGAATGGATCGCAGCATTAAAAAAATGCCGTATACCTTTTGGCTTGATCGTTCCTTTAACGGTGCTATTCCGCTTTTTCCCAACTTTTTTTCAAGATTTTAAAAGTATCCGAAATGCCATGAAGTATCGGGGGATCGCTGTCTCGACAGTAGATTTATTTATGCATCCTTTTCAAACAATGGAATACATCATTGTTCCCGTACTGATGTCAGCAGAAAATACGTCATTGGATTTATCAGCAGCTGCGCTAGCTCGAGGATTGGCTAACCCAACAGCTCATACAAGTGTTTATGAGATTCGTTTAAAAATACAGGACTATGTATTGATCGGCCTGATTATTCTAGGTATGTTGTTTGGGAGGAAGATTGGATGA